A single Ignavibacteriales bacterium DNA region contains:
- the aroB gene encoding 3-dehydroquinate synthase, with product MTMISIPVETRSASYQVHLHEGAFEPLTSYLEEKGFRAFFLVDAQVYRYHTDGVHDLTGFNKGVFRTLIMKPSEKMKTMASVNRILSFLQDHGADRKSVLVIIGGGIIGDIGSFAASVYMRGIRFIQVPTTLLSVIDSSVGGKTGVNFGGRKNFIGTFTQPESVWSGRSLLMTLPRAEWESGYGEMVKYAFLYDRQFFERVAGFFRLKGSARQEELNSIMAECIAIKARIVAADETETGPRKLLNLGHTFAHAIESATSFKVKHGVAVSAGLICAAELSVVRGMLSRKTADEYISLCREISFPKLLSLIDPAELWKLMQSDKKSSNGEVRFVLLREGEPPAYDIPVNEKIVSQAIKNSLHWFE from the coding sequence ATGACAATGATATCCATTCCGGTTGAAACCCGTTCAGCTTCTTATCAGGTACATCTGCATGAGGGAGCATTTGAACCGCTTACTTCCTATCTTGAAGAAAAAGGATTCCGTGCGTTTTTTCTTGTTGATGCTCAGGTATACCGGTATCATACGGATGGGGTGCATGACCTGACCGGTTTTAACAAAGGTGTTTTCAGAACACTTATTATGAAGCCGTCAGAAAAAATGAAGACCATGGCCTCGGTAAACAGGATACTCTCGTTTCTTCAGGATCATGGGGCAGACAGGAAATCAGTGCTGGTGATAATCGGCGGGGGAATCATCGGTGATATCGGCTCATTTGCCGCTTCAGTATATATGCGAGGCATACGGTTTATTCAGGTCCCGACCACACTTCTTTCGGTTATTGACAGTTCGGTCGGAGGAAAAACAGGAGTTAACTTCGGAGGAAGAAAAAACTTTATCGGGACTTTTACCCAGCCGGAATCAGTCTGGTCCGGACGTAGTCTGCTGATGACGCTTCCGCGGGCGGAATGGGAATCCGGTTACGGTGAAATGGTGAAATATGCGTTTCTATATGACCGGCAGTTTTTTGAGCGTGTTGCCGGGTTCTTCAGACTGAAGGGCAGCGCAAGGCAGGAAGAGCTGAACAGTATCATGGCGGAGTGTATTGCCATTAAGGCACGTATAGTGGCGGCAGATGAAACAGAAACAGGTCCAAGGAAGCTGCTTAATCTGGGACATACGTTTGCTCATGCAATTGAGTCAGCTACCAGCTTTAAGGTGAAACACGGGGTTGCAGTTTCAGCAGGATTGATTTGTGCGGCAGAACTTTCCGTAGTGCGGGGTATGCTCAGCAGGAAAACAGCGGATGAGTATATTTCTCTTTGCAGGGAGATTTCTTTCCCTAAACTTCTCAGCCTGATTGACCCCGCTGAATTGTGGAAACTGATGCAGTCAGACAAGAAAAGCAGCAACGGGGAAGTGAGGTTTGTTCTCCTGAGGGAGGGTGAGCCGCCGGCTTATGATATTCCTGTTAATGAGAAAATTGTCTCTCAGGCAATAAAAAACAGTCTGCACTGGTTTGAATAA
- a CDS encoding glycosyl hydrolase, producing the protein MKKLVLLLVIIPLIQIFSQPAKNPVPATPADARLEAFSKRMELQEKSLFKNLKAVSIGPTVMSARIVDVDVNPANPAEFYVAYASGGVWRTSNNGTTFSPVFEDQPAMTIGDIVVNWKNHTIYVGTGEKNSSRSSYSGPGIFMSRDTGRTWQNLGLEETHRTGRIIIDNQNPEILFVAALGHLYSPNKERGIYKSSDNGKSWKQTLAIDENTGAIDVIQHPEKPEVLYAAMWYRTRRAWDFEEAGKTSGIYKSTDRGETWKKISGSSSGFPDGEGTGRIGFSISPAQPDWIYAVLDNQERRTETKPVPLALTKDMLRTMSNEAFLSLTDDDINAYLDYYSFPEKYNAKEIKKDVKEGKLKPVHLVHFLEDGNSQLFDTPVKGAEIYLSKDEGKTWARTHEKPIDDFVYSYGYYFGEVNAAPSNPDILYVLGVPLIKSTDGGKTFVSVQKENVHVDHHILWINPKNPDHLINGNDGGLNISYDGGKNWIKCNTPSVGQFYTVAVDNAEPYNVYGGLQDNGVWYGPSTYKADVSWHQYGHYPYTELMGGDGMEIQIDPRDNATVYTGYQFGNYFRINRITKDEKYISPVHKLGDRPYRFNWKTPIRLSTHNPDILYMGGEKLFRSMDKGENWTAISGDLTTGGRKGDVPFSTITAFDESRFSFGTIYAGTDDGLLHLTKDGGVTWKKIGEKLPKDYWISSLIASRHSESRVFAALNGYRWDNFEPHLYMSDDFGASWTRLGSNLPTEAINAVLEDPVNQNILYIGTGHSLYISLDRGKSFFPFGKSLPAAPVHALAIQEREKDLIAATHGRSLYKISLDELQLLTDTLLAKQLHLFKNEFSIRYDKNWGNKTYAWSEFRTSGVVIPFYVKDAGEVTITVATLEDEALYTKVINADAGLNYFRCPLEITQEGSELLNAKQKEKSIRSEKKENGNYYLLPGQYVLSISAGDSVLEADLTVTEQKSKRK; encoded by the coding sequence ATGAAAAAATTAGTTCTGCTTTTAGTAATTATTCCCCTCATTCAGATATTTTCCCAGCCAGCTAAAAATCCTGTCCCGGCAACACCCGCGGATGCACGTTTAGAAGCATTTAGCAAACGGATGGAACTGCAGGAAAAGTCCCTCTTCAAAAATCTTAAGGCGGTCTCAATCGGCCCGACCGTGATGAGTGCACGGATTGTGGACGTGGATGTTAACCCGGCTAACCCGGCCGAGTTTTATGTCGCCTACGCCTCCGGCGGGGTATGGAGAACCAGCAACAACGGAACCACCTTTAGTCCGGTATTTGAAGATCAGCCGGCAATGACCATCGGGGATATCGTGGTGAACTGGAAAAATCACACTATCTATGTGGGCACGGGTGAAAAAAATTCCAGCCGTTCCTCTTACAGCGGTCCGGGGATTTTTATGAGCCGGGATACCGGCCGCACCTGGCAGAATCTGGGACTTGAGGAAACTCACCGTACCGGAAGGATCATTATTGATAATCAGAATCCGGAAATTCTCTTTGTAGCTGCTCTGGGGCATCTCTATTCACCGAACAAGGAGCGCGGTATATATAAATCATCTGATAACGGGAAATCCTGGAAGCAGACTCTCGCCATTGATGAAAACACAGGCGCGATTGATGTGATACAGCATCCTGAGAAACCGGAGGTACTTTATGCGGCAATGTGGTACCGCACACGCCGTGCATGGGATTTTGAAGAAGCCGGCAAAACTTCCGGGATATATAAAAGTACAGACCGGGGGGAGACCTGGAAAAAGATTTCAGGCAGCAGCAGCGGATTTCCTGATGGTGAAGGAACCGGCAGGATTGGTTTCAGCATTTCACCTGCACAACCAGATTGGATTTATGCCGTGCTTGACAATCAGGAAAGAAGAACTGAAACCAAGCCAGTACCTCTTGCATTAACTAAAGATATGCTCAGGACGATGAGTAACGAAGCATTTCTTTCACTCACAGATGATGATATTAATGCTTATCTGGATTATTACAGCTTTCCGGAAAAGTATAATGCAAAGGAGATAAAAAAAGATGTAAAAGAGGGAAAACTAAAACCAGTCCACCTTGTTCACTTTCTTGAAGACGGCAACAGCCAGCTTTTTGATACACCGGTCAAAGGAGCAGAAATTTACTTAAGTAAGGATGAGGGGAAAACCTGGGCCAGGACTCACGAGAAACCAATTGATGATTTTGTGTATTCGTACGGATACTACTTCGGAGAGGTGAATGCGGCTCCTTCAAACCCTGATATACTCTATGTGCTTGGAGTCCCGCTGATTAAATCAACTGACGGCGGCAAAACTTTTGTTTCGGTGCAAAAGGAAAATGTGCATGTTGATCATCACATACTCTGGATCAATCCGAAAAACCCGGATCATCTTATTAACGGAAATGATGGCGGACTGAACATCTCTTATGACGGAGGTAAAAACTGGATTAAGTGCAATACGCCGTCAGTCGGGCAGTTTTACACCGTGGCGGTTGACAATGCAGAGCCCTACAATGTCTATGGCGGGCTGCAGGATAACGGCGTCTGGTACGGACCTTCAACCTATAAAGCTGATGTAAGCTGGCATCAGTACGGCCATTACCCTTATACTGAACTGATGGGGGGTGACGGTATGGAAATTCAGATTGACCCGCGCGACAATGCAACAGTATATACCGGGTACCAGTTCGGGAACTATTTCCGCATCAACCGTATCACAAAAGATGAAAAATATATATCACCGGTACATAAACTCGGTGACCGTCCGTACCGGTTCAATTGGAAAACACCAATAAGGCTTTCAACCCATAATCCGGATATCCTCTATATGGGAGGTGAAAAGCTTTTCCGCTCGATGGATAAAGGAGAGAACTGGACTGCAATCTCAGGTGACCTGACCACCGGAGGCAGAAAAGGGGATGTGCCGTTTTCTACCATAACTGCGTTTGATGAGTCACGGTTTTCATTTGGCACGATATACGCCGGGACTGATGACGGACTGCTTCATCTGACAAAGGACGGCGGAGTCACCTGGAAGAAGATTGGTGAAAAACTTCCAAAGGACTACTGGATTTCCTCACTTATTGCTTCTCGGCACAGTGAATCAAGAGTGTTCGCTGCACTGAACGGCTACAGGTGGGATAATTTTGAGCCGCATCTGTATATGTCTGATGATTTTGGCGCCAGCTGGACCCGTCTTGGAAGCAATCTGCCTACTGAGGCAATAAACGCAGTTCTTGAAGACCCGGTTAATCAGAATATCCTGTATATCGGAACCGGGCACTCATTGTATATATCACTTGACCGGGGGAAATCATTTTTTCCTTTCGGGAAGTCTCTTCCCGCCGCACCGGTTCACGCACTTGCAATACAGGAGAGGGAGAAAGACCTGATAGCCGCAACACACGGAAGGTCACTCTATAAAATTTCTCTGGATGAACTTCAGCTGCTCACTGACACGCTTCTTGCAAAACAGCTTCATCTGTTTAAGAATGAATTTAGCATCCGTTATGACAAAAACTGGGGAAACAAAACCTATGCATGGAGTGAATTCAGAACCTCAGGAGTAGTAATACCGTTTTATGTTAAAGATGCCGGAGAGGTGACTATAACCGTAGCAACACTTGAGGATGAAGCTCTCTACACAAAGGTGATTAATGCAGACGCAGGTTTAAACTATTTCCGCTGCCCGCTTGAAATAACGCAGGAGGGAAGTGAACTGCTTAATGCAAAACAAAAGGAAAAATCAATCCGCTCAGAGAAGAAAGAAAACGGAAACTATTATCTATTGCCGGGTCAGTATGTTCTGAGCATAAGTGCAGGTGATTCAGTTCTCGAAGCAGATCTGACTGTTACGGAACAGAAGAGCAAGAGAAAATGA
- the nadA gene encoding quinolinate synthase NadA, with product MRFPIMGNSFQIREEGKMMNEQSVENINRTEEILELKRKKNAVILAHYYQESEIQDVADFIGDSLELSRKAKQTEADIILFAGVHFMAETAKILNPGKKVLIPDLNAGCSLSDATPPPMFKKFREQNPDHLAITYINCSAGVKALSDIICTSSNAVKIVSQIPPDQKILFSPDRNLGKWVIKQTGRDMMLWEGSCIVHETFSHEKLLRLKADAPQAKIIAHPECETGILKEADFIGSTSALLNFIKSDEATEYLIATEPGIIHQMQKSRPEKKFIPVPPEQDCPCNKCPHMKLNTMEKVYLALRDEQPEILLDEEIIRKALIPIERMLEMS from the coding sequence ATGCGTTTTCCAATAATGGGAAACTCTTTTCAGATTCGGGAAGAAGGAAAAATGATGAATGAACAAAGTGTTGAGAATATCAACAGAACAGAAGAAATATTAGAACTTAAGCGGAAAAAGAATGCTGTTATCCTGGCTCACTATTATCAGGAGAGTGAGATTCAGGATGTAGCTGATTTTATCGGTGACAGTCTTGAACTTTCCCGAAAAGCCAAACAAACTGAAGCGGATATCATCCTTTTTGCCGGAGTCCATTTTATGGCTGAGACGGCCAAGATTCTTAATCCCGGTAAAAAAGTACTGATACCCGATCTGAACGCGGGCTGCAGTCTCTCCGATGCAACCCCTCCTCCCATGTTCAAAAAGTTCAGGGAACAGAATCCGGATCATCTGGCTATTACTTATATCAACTGCTCAGCGGGGGTAAAGGCACTGAGCGATATTATCTGTACATCCAGCAATGCCGTAAAAATAGTCAGCCAGATACCGCCTGATCAGAAAATTCTCTTTTCACCTGACAGAAATCTCGGCAAATGGGTGATAAAGCAAACCGGCCGGGATATGATGCTCTGGGAAGGAAGCTGCATTGTTCATGAGACATTCAGCCACGAAAAACTGCTCCGTCTGAAGGCAGATGCTCCGCAGGCAAAAATCATTGCACATCCGGAGTGTGAGACGGGAATACTGAAGGAGGCAGACTTCATCGGGTCAACCAGCGCACTGCTGAATTTTATCAAATCGGATGAAGCAACGGAGTATCTGATTGCCACAGAACCGGGCATTATCCATCAGATGCAAAAGAGCAGACCGGAGAAGAAGTTTATACCGGTTCCTCCGGAGCAGGATTGTCCGTGCAATAAGTGTCCTCACATGAAGCTTAATACCATGGAGAAAGTATATCTGGCGTTGAGAGACGAGCAGCCGGAAATTCTTCTGGATGAGGAGATAATCCGCAAAGCTCTGATTCCGATAGAGCGTATGCTTGAAATGAGCTGA
- a CDS encoding response regulator produces MIKKILLVDEDPDNLEMISGVLEEDGFTVLTAETSEEGLKLFREQKPDAVAVDLMMERYDSGFVFSYHVKKDPHGKKIPVAILTSATYHTGIKFDVSTPEEKEWLKCDFMMDKPIDPKELVRKFEQFYELQEA; encoded by the coding sequence ATGATTAAGAAAATACTATTAGTTGATGAAGACCCCGATAATCTGGAAATGATTTCCGGCGTTCTGGAGGAAGACGGATTCACGGTGCTGACTGCTGAAACCAGCGAAGAAGGCCTGAAACTCTTCCGGGAACAAAAACCTGACGCGGTAGCGGTTGATCTGATGATGGAGCGCTATGACTCAGGGTTCGTTTTTTCGTACCATGTGAAAAAGGATCCGCACGGTAAAAAGATACCGGTGGCTATTCTAACTTCGGCTACTTACCACACCGGAATCAAATTCGATGTTTCCACGCCGGAGGAGAAGGAATGGCTGAAATGCGATTTCATGATGGATAAACCGATTGACCCCAAAGAACTGGTCAGAAAATTCGAACAGTTCTATGAACTTCAGGAAGCCTGA
- a CDS encoding fatty acid desaturase — translation MRASDFFPESANWRALVAKYQKAKTGSSIWQYSSTFFLFITSWVLMYLSLDISYWLTLLLALPTAGFVIRIFIFQHDCGHGSFFKTREANDWAGRICSIFTFTPYKYWKQSHNIHHAGSGNLDERGIGDIYTMTVEEYMKASKWERFKYRLYRNPVVLFGIVPTLLFLVLYRFPIARSKSLAPTYPSIYWLNLFILIFYGTIGYFIGYLNLLLIQLPITMISSTSGIWLFYVQHQFEDAYWSKDESWDFSLAGIKGSSYFRLPKILQWFTGNIGFHHIHHLSPKIPNYLLEKCHKENPFFHNAYMITLKSSFRSMMLTLWDEKEKKLVSFRNIRSILRGDRHFA, via the coding sequence ATGAGGGCATCTGACTTTTTCCCGGAATCTGCTAACTGGCGTGCATTGGTTGCCAAATATCAAAAGGCAAAAACCGGCAGCAGCATCTGGCAGTATTCATCCACATTTTTCCTGTTTATAACATCCTGGGTGCTGATGTACCTGAGTCTTGATATTAGCTACTGGCTAACCCTGCTGCTTGCGCTTCCCACGGCGGGATTTGTTATCAGGATTTTCATCTTTCAGCATGACTGCGGCCACGGTTCATTTTTCAAGACCCGTGAGGCAAATGACTGGGCAGGCAGGATCTGCAGCATTTTTACCTTTACACCTTATAAATACTGGAAACAGAGCCATAATATTCATCATGCCGGCAGCGGCAATCTGGATGAGCGCGGTATCGGTGACATTTACACCATGACGGTGGAAGAATACATGAAAGCCTCCAAATGGGAGCGTTTCAAATACCGTTTATACCGGAATCCGGTTGTGCTTTTCGGAATAGTCCCCACATTGCTCTTTCTGGTGCTGTACCGTTTCCCGATCGCGCGCTCCAAGTCTCTTGCACCGACGTATCCGAGTATATACTGGCTTAATCTTTTTATCCTGATTTTTTACGGAACGATTGGATATTTTATCGGATATCTGAACCTTCTGTTAATTCAGCTTCCTATTACCATGATTTCATCAACCTCGGGCATCTGGCTCTTTTATGTGCAGCATCAGTTTGAAGATGCTTACTGGTCTAAGGATGAGTCATGGGATTTCTCCCTTGCTGGCATAAAGGGAAGTTCCTATTTCCGTCTACCGAAGATTTTACAGTGGTTCACCGGTAATATCGGATTTCACCACATACATCATCTGAGTCCGAAGATTCCGAATTACCTTCTGGAAAAATGTCATAAAGAAAATCCGTTTTTTCATAATGCATACATGATAACACTGAAGTCAAGTTTCAGAAGTATGATGCTTACTCTGTGGGATGAGAAGGAGAAAAAACTGGTGAGTTTCAGAAATATCCGTTCCATTCTGAGGGGCGACAGGCATTTCGCATAG
- the porQ gene encoding type IX secretion system protein PorQ: protein MKKFSLIALFTLLTAQVPAQGVFEFLNLEMSPRSGALAGSFTAANDDPDIIFSNPAGLYGLEGTPVSFSYLKHVLDFNFASLSGSYEIKDFGRLSAGVKYANFGTFTEADEYGNKFSEYGAADIMFVTGYANEIDKNFHYGVNLKFIYSGIADYSSTAIAGDLGLQYLIPDENWVFAIAFRNFGTQLSSYIETKENLPFEMALGVSKRLQYLPLRLFVDFRKLNEEQDSFLDRFKAFTFGGEFTLSKAVKLRVGFDAEKRRELKVGSFAGLAGLNVGLGFNVQEYHVSYAYSSFGEIGALHRFGVSTNL, encoded by the coding sequence ATGAAAAAATTCTCTTTAATAGCACTATTTACCCTGCTGACGGCACAGGTTCCGGCACAGGGAGTATTCGAGTTTCTTAATCTGGAAATGAGTCCCCGCTCCGGTGCTCTTGCTGGAAGTTTCACCGCAGCCAATGATGATCCGGATATTATATTTTCCAATCCGGCCGGGCTTTACGGTCTGGAAGGAACCCCGGTTTCTTTCTCCTATCTGAAGCATGTTCTGGACTTCAACTTCGCTTCCCTTTCAGGTTCCTATGAGATTAAAGATTTCGGGCGGCTCTCCGCAGGGGTGAAATACGCCAACTTCGGTACCTTCACCGAAGCGGATGAATACGGCAATAAATTTTCGGAATATGGCGCAGCCGATATTATGTTCGTCACCGGATATGCTAATGAGATAGATAAAAATTTCCATTACGGCGTGAACCTGAAATTCATTTACAGCGGAATTGCGGATTACTCTTCAACTGCCATTGCAGGTGACCTGGGGCTGCAGTATCTCATTCCGGACGAAAACTGGGTATTTGCAATTGCTTTCAGAAATTTTGGCACCCAGTTAAGCTCATATATTGAAACGAAAGAAAATCTGCCGTTTGAAATGGCTCTCGGTGTTTCAAAACGGCTTCAGTATCTGCCCCTCAGGTTATTTGTTGACTTCAGAAAGTTAAATGAAGAGCAGGACTCATTCCTTGACCGGTTTAAGGCATTCACTTTTGGCGGTGAGTTCACCCTGAGTAAAGCAGTTAAACTGCGTGTCGGTTTCGATGCTGAAAAACGCCGCGAGTTAAAAGTTGGTTCATTTGCCGGACTTGCCGGATTAAATGTTGGTCTCGGGTTTAATGTTCAGGAGTATCATGTAAGTTACGCTTATTCATCATTCGGGGAAATTGGCGCTCTGCACAGATTTGGGGTTTCAACGAATTTATAA
- a CDS encoding family 10 glycosylhydrolase: MKKSLLFFLIVLTGLIYSQPKEEVRAVWVTTVFNLDWPRTSGANTQRTEMIQLLDKLKAANFNTIMLQVRGRGDLLYGSAIEPWARALTGSLGGNPGYDPVQFTIEEAHKRGMEVHAWWNVYKVYGTGTPPVTNPQHVVHRHPNLVKLYDGEWWMDPGEPGTKTYLLNLAMEMVRKYPLDGIHFDFIRYPGTDFSDSASYANYGGGVNKSDWRRSNINNFVTAIYDSIQLVRPKMKVGSAPIGIYKDLSTCNSGWDAYTQVFQDSRRWLLARKHDYLSPQVYWDISTCPRFDSLALDWITGRGGRHIYMGIAAYRMTAADGNWPAAEILAQVDTSRKFGAQGQTYFRTASFIDNQKNLYNLIKANQYLYPANIPPMPWKDNVKPLSPENLTVTAQDSLTYILKWQKSPAASDGDTAKYYNVYMDTVFPVDTSDIKKVIAFGRRDTTFTVVFANKPSQNYYFTVTAYDKGYNESAPSITAGIIVTGIADENNTPGDFSLYQNYPNPFNPETVIGFSLPEAGEVKLTVYSALGKEVAVLYSGMAEKGNHRVNFLAENLSSGAYYASLSYNGSVKSIKMLFLK, encoded by the coding sequence ATGAAAAAATCTCTGCTATTTTTCCTCATTGTTCTGACCGGTCTAATCTATTCACAGCCAAAAGAAGAGGTACGCGCGGTTTGGGTAACCACCGTATTTAATCTGGACTGGCCTCGGACATCAGGAGCAAATACACAACGCACGGAAATGATCCAGCTTCTTGATAAGCTGAAAGCCGCGAATTTTAATACCATTATGCTTCAGGTGCGGGGAAGAGGCGATCTGCTTTATGGCTCAGCCATTGAACCATGGGCACGTGCACTTACCGGCTCATTGGGAGGAAATCCGGGTTATGATCCGGTGCAGTTCACCATTGAAGAAGCACATAAGCGGGGTATGGAGGTTCATGCCTGGTGGAATGTGTATAAAGTTTATGGTACAGGAACTCCCCCCGTTACCAATCCTCAGCATGTAGTGCACAGACATCCGAATTTAGTTAAGCTCTATGATGGTGAGTGGTGGATGGATCCAGGTGAACCGGGCACGAAAACCTATCTGCTTAATCTTGCCATGGAGATGGTAAGGAAATATCCGCTTGACGGCATACATTTCGATTTTATCAGATATCCCGGCACTGATTTCAGCGATTCTGCCTCATACGCAAATTATGGAGGTGGTGTAAACAAGAGCGACTGGCGCAGGTCGAATATCAACAATTTTGTCACTGCGATCTATGATTCTATTCAGCTGGTCCGCCCGAAAATGAAAGTAGGAAGTGCGCCAATCGGGATATATAAAGACCTGAGCACCTGCAACTCCGGCTGGGATGCTTACACACAGGTATTTCAGGACTCCCGCCGCTGGCTGCTGGCACGCAAGCATGATTATCTTTCACCTCAGGTGTACTGGGACATAAGCACCTGTCCGCGCTTTGATTCTCTTGCACTTGACTGGATAACCGGAAGAGGAGGGAGACATATATATATGGGTATCGCCGCGTACCGGATGACAGCTGCGGACGGCAACTGGCCTGCTGCAGAGATTCTGGCGCAGGTAGATACTTCAAGAAAATTCGGCGCTCAGGGGCAGACCTATTTCCGCACGGCAAGTTTTATTGATAATCAGAAGAATCTGTATAATCTGATTAAGGCAAACCAGTATTTATATCCTGCCAATATTCCGCCCATGCCATGGAAGGATAATGTGAAGCCGCTATCCCCGGAAAATCTTACCGTTACGGCACAGGACTCACTGACCTACATTCTGAAGTGGCAGAAATCGCCGGCGGCTTCTGACGGAGATACAGCCAAATACTACAATGTATATATGGATACGGTCTTTCCTGTTGATACATCGGATATTAAAAAAGTAATTGCCTTCGGAAGAAGGGATACAACTTTCACCGTGGTATTTGCCAATAAACCTTCACAGAATTATTACTTTACGGTCACAGCTTATGACAAGGGCTATAATGAAAGCGCTCCCTCAATTACTGCGGGAATCATCGTAACCGGAATAGCGGACGAAAACAATACTCCCGGAGATTTTTCACTGTACCAGAACTACCCAAATCCCTTCAATCCGGAAACCGTCATCGGCTTTTCGCTGCCTGAGGCAGGTGAGGTAAAACTGACTGTCTACTCCGCTTTAGGAAAAGAGGTTGCGGTACTTTACTCTGGAATGGCTGAAAAGGGAAATCACCGGGTGAATTTCCTGGCTGAAAATCTCTCCAGCGGTGCCTATTATGCTTCATTAAGCTATAATGGCAGTGTTAAATCAATCAAGATGCTTTTTCTGAAATAA
- a CDS encoding shikimate kinase, which translates to MSVKSKLIYLTGFMGSGKTTIGHILANKIGWDFLDLDKLIETETGKKISGIFQEEGEEYFRQLESEYLKKISHYQQHIVSLGGGTIAFFDNLNILKNSGRIVYLKTSPEKVYARLRFKTDRPVLRMQEENDDKNKILTRIADLMEKREIYYSQADIIFRTDNLPMGKAVDLLAKMINKYI; encoded by the coding sequence ATGTCTGTTAAATCTAAATTAATCTATCTTACCGGCTTTATGGGGTCGGGCAAGACTACGATCGGTCATATACTCGCGAATAAAATCGGGTGGGATTTTCTTGATCTTGATAAACTAATAGAAACTGAAACGGGGAAGAAGATCAGCGGTATTTTTCAGGAAGAGGGGGAGGAATACTTCAGACAGCTTGAATCGGAGTATCTAAAGAAGATAAGCCATTATCAGCAACATATTGTCTCGCTCGGCGGGGGAACCATTGCATTTTTTGATAATTTGAACATACTTAAGAACAGCGGAAGGATTGTTTATCTGAAAACTTCTCCTGAGAAGGTGTATGCGCGGCTCCGCTTCAAGACGGACAGGCCTGTGCTGAGAATGCAGGAAGAGAATGACGACAAAAATAAAATTCTCACCCGCATCGCTGATCTTATGGAAAAACGGGAAATTTATTATTCGCAGGCGGATATTATTTTCCGGACAGATAATCTGCCAATGGGAAAAGCTGTTGACCTTCTCGCAAAAATGATTAATAAATATATATGA